Genomic window (Desulforapulum autotrophicum HRM2):
TGTGCATGGCACACCCATCCCTGTAGTCAGAATAGGTGGGGCCGAAGATGAGCATCTTTTTCGTTGCCAGGGCCAGGGGAAGGGTATAGAGAAACCAGGTGGTTCCGTTACCCGCCATAACCCGGTTGGCGTCCATGTTGTGACGGTGGGCAAAGGCTGATACCATCCCACCGGCATCGGCCTGGGGAAGGGATCGAATCCTGGCCATGTTGGCGGCAAGGAACGCCTCAAGCCCGGGGGGAGGCCCCAGGGGATTTAAGTTGCTGCTCATGTCAATGATTTCATCAATGGTGCATCCGAGCCGCTGTGCCAGGGCGTTTACATTGCCCCCGTGACCTGTAATCATAACCTATAATCCTTCATAAAATTGCGGTCCCTGCCGCAAGAAATAAAACGGCTTCAGAAACCTCTGTCATTGCCCCCAGCATATCGCCGGTGATGCACCCCATCTTAATCCTGTAAAAAGTAAGGATCAGAAAAACCGTGACGCCAAAGACCAGGGCGATAAAAAGGCCTTTAACACCAAGCAGGAATCCCAGAACAAGCACCGGCACCAAAAATATAAAATCGCGAACAGGCAGTTTTTTTTCAAAGAGATCGTGTCCTGTACCCGTATTTTTTCTCCCATAGTTCAGAAACCGGATACCAAACAGCATGCCTCCCCTTGAAAGGGCAGGCACCATGAACAGGATCACCAGGGAGTCAAAAGGCGTACAGGTTGTTTTAACGGCATAGATCCCCGCCACCTTGACTGAAAGCATGGCAAAGATAGCCACAAGCCCCATCATTCCGGTCCTTGAGTCCTTCATAATCTCCAGGGCACGCTCCCTTGAGCGATGACTGAAAAGCCCATCTGCTGCATCCCCAAGACCATCCAGGTGAAAGGCCCCGGTTACGGCAATCAGAAAAAGCACATCAACAACCGCCACCACAGAATCGGCCCATAGCAGTGAGGCTAAAAAGTCCACCCCGACAAGCAGCCCACCCAGTATCATTCCCACCACGGGAAAACACCGTATCATGCCTGTGGGTGAAAATTCAGCGTTTTTGCCTGCAGGCAGAATGGTGATAAACATAACGGCCGATCTTAAATCCCTTACAAACAGTTTAATTCGTGTCAATGGTAACCTCTTCAATGCGTTTAATGCCGTTCTGGTTAAGCACCAGGCGAAAGCGGCGGTACACGACCCGGCCGTTTCCCGAGTGCTTCATGATCATGTTCACATGGTAGACCCTGTTACCGAAGATCCTCTGACAGCCCTTGCTGTCGCACACATAAATGGGGGTCTTGGAATTGTCCATGCGAGTGAGGAAGCGACTGACGTTGAGCCGCATGATATCCACAATGCTGTTTACCGGATAGTCATGGTGGATGGACCGAAACTGCCGGTTTAAAATTTTTACCTGTTTCCGATAGAGAATGACCTTTTCACCAACCCAGTCGTTTTCAACTTCAGTAATGTGATCCTTGGCCCTGAGTTTTACAATGGTTCGGGGCAGTTTTTCACTTTTTAAAAAGACAAAGCTCTCCCTGCACCACCCCAACTTCTGCTTTGCATTAAAGTAGATCTTTCGTTTGTGGTCAAACAGCCGGGTCCTGAGTTTGGCGCCCAGATAGGTGCGAATAAACTCCTTGATACGATCTTTGAACATGTAGCTGATGACCAGCACCAAAAAAAGGGGGGTGGAAACAGTAGAGTATGCTGCCTGGGCAAAAAAGACGGCCGTGGTGGCAAACATCATGGCAATGCCTGCGGCAAGGGCAAAGGCGATCTGCTCAAGCAACTCACCTTCATGCTTGAATTTTGTCGTTAAGAAAAGCACATTGCCCATGAATTTTTTCAAAACACTTGACCGAAACAAAAACTCTTCGTTGGTCGAGTTTATGCTGGGAATCGAGGGATAGTTGTTTGCCCTTCGATAATCAAGCTCAGTTTTGATCAGGGCTAAAAGCCTTGGATTAAAACTCTCTTTTTCAGAAAAATCGAGCCGGTTAATCACCTGGATGAGATCATAGGTGTAATACTCGATGAGAAGGCTCAGGTACTCGTCACCAAAGAGAAAAACAGAAAAGATCTCTTTGTTTCTGGTTGGGACATTAACCAGGGTTCTCAAGCTTCTGAAGGCCGTGACCGTGGCATTGATGCCTGCCAGGTATTTATCGACCAGGTCTTTGAAATCCTGTTGTCTGAGGCTGGTATTCCTGGAATTAAGGTCATGTTTCTTGCGGGAGATAAATTGCACATGATCCCGGACGGCACTCTTGAAGATACAGCAGAACATCTTGAGCTGGTACTCATAATCGGCAAACGATTTCTCATCTTCTCCGGCAGACTCTGTGGCAAAAAGGCCTTCGATTGCGTCCTTGAGTTTTTCCAGGGGGGAATCCTTACCCGCAGCCATGTTGCGGAGAAGCACCACCGGGGTCTGAAGCCTCACATATATCTGAGTACTGTTGTAAAAATCTTCCCGGGTATAGGTATAGCGGTTGATGCCCAGATTGTTGGGGAAGAAAAAGTAGGTCTCCACATCATAGACCTTTGCCCCCTCCTCTCCGGTAAACGGGTAACCCAGCTTGATTTCAAACTGTTTTTTATCGTGGATCTGAATGGTCTCTTCGATCACGCCCGGACCTCTTTCCCCGGCCATTTAAACCGGTCGAAAACAACCTTCAATTTAATTCTACTCTTTGGCAAATTTATTCCGGGCCTGGTAAAACAGTCCCCTCGCCTCTCGTACAGACTCGATCCTGCCAGCCTCTTCAAGAACGGCAAGGTACTTGTTGATCTCGGTGGCATGGGTGCCCAGGATGGCTGCAAGATCCTCCAGGGTGCAGGGCCTTCTAAGGACGGTCTCAAGGATGGCCGACTCCATATCCGTTCGATAGGATTCAATTTTCTTTCGTTTGGGTGCCGCTGCGATTACCTCCACATTAAAGGGCTTGAAAAAAGCCGCTATCTGGTCAAGGGACTCCCGGGTTGAAGCATGGATGTTAGGAACAACACCGGGGCGGTCCAGCGTATTGAGCTGGATAATGTCAGGCTGAATCCGTTCCACAGCAGCCTTAAGGGCCTGAAGCTCTTCAGGGGTGTCGTTATATCCGGGCAGAATAAAAATTTCCAGGGCAAACCTGCCGTGAAATTCTGCCCTGAAGGCGACAAGTCCGTCGATATAGGTGGTTGCATTGATGGAAGGATGGGGCCGGTTGATTCTTCTAAGCGAAGACGGCATTGCGCCATCAAGGGAGGGCATCACAAGGTCCGCCCCAAGAATCGACTTTCTCACCTCCGGATCATTGAGCAGGGTGCCGTTGGTCAGAACGGCGATGGAGACATTGGGTTTTCTTGTCTTTATAAAATCAATCACATCCTTGATGCGCAGGTTGAGGCAGGGTTCGCCGGAACCTGAAAAGGTGATGAAATCAGGATCAGGATGGTTGGAGAAATAATCCTCAAGCTCAGCAAGCACCGCATCCACGGGCACATACTCCTTTCTCTCAACGGTGAGGTCGGTTGTTTTGCCGCACTCGCAATAGATGCAGTCAAGTGAACAGGTTTTATGGGTGACAAGATCAACACCCAGGGAGATTCCCAGGCGCCTGGAAGGTACCGGTCCAAACAGATATTTATACATTTTAAAGCCCTCGATACAGATTAATTTTTTTCAACCCGGATTTCACCTGGGCAAAATTCCGGCAGGATGTTTAATAACATAATTTGAATAATGTTTTAACATTTAATCTGCAAATCAGGACAGTAATAATCTTCGGGGGCTAACCGGTATGTGAAAAATAGACTGTGATTTCAGCACGCCGGTTTAAAGAAGGACTATTTACCTTCATATGGGAACCTTCTGAATATTCCCCCCTGCTGGTGATTTTAAAAATCGAAGGCGGCAAACCATATTTTACAAGACGATTGACAATTGCGGTGGCTCTTCGTGCGCCCAGGTCAATATTGGATATTTTTTTAGATTTAGCCCCATCTGTGACCCCGTTTACGTGGACAAAAACCTCATAGGGTTTGACCAGGGTTGCAATTTTTTCCAGAAAACCCTCATAGGAGCCGATAATTGTTGAACGTCCAGGTGCAAAGAGAATTGGCAGCTGCACTTCAAGACGAAGCCCTGAGTTATTATTTGCCAATTCGACCCAATCACGGATGCCCATGGCATTAATTTTGGTCGTCAACTCTTTTTCAAGATCCAGGGAAACAAGGTCATCCTCAACAAAATCAGTGTTACCGGGTAGTTCCTCCCCGGTTTCAAACAAATTTTTGCTTTGAATCCTCTTTTGCCCCATGGGGATCTCCAGTTTTTTCAGGGTAAGGGTATGGGCCTGGATTTGTTCAAGCAAGCTCTCTCGTTCCTTTATTGCACTGCTTTGCTTTTCCACCATGAGATTCCGTGACTCGATTAATTCCTGGGGGATAGGCCTGTCCTGGGCCTGGATATCAAGAAACTTTAAATCAAGCCATTCCTGGTCCATCTTCAAATTCAAAAGGAACCCATCAATGGCCTCGATTTTTGCCCCATACTCGTCTATTGCGTCGTTGAGATTGTCACGCTTCAGGAGAAGCATCTCTTTTTCCACATCCGGGTTTATCTCAACTGCGGCCATATCGGCAAAGCCATTAAGCGCCCACACCATCAATACCGTCAAAAAAGCTACAGTATAAAACAATGTTTTGGCACCGGATCTGTTCATGATTCCCCCCTGCTTAAATTTTAAATCCCATGACCGAGATCGGTATTTAGTTCCCGGCATCTGACATGTAAGACGGGGGCGTCGACAATTGACCAGTAGTGGGAGATGAGGATATCCCAAAAAAAGAGCCGGGATGCCACCTGTTATCTTTTCTGAAGAAATTAAGTTTTACGGTCATTACAGCCTCGGTAATGCCATTGCTTAATCTGTTAATTTCAACAACTTCAGCACCCCTGAGCCAGGCCTGTGTCTCAGTACGTAAAAGAGTATAGTCCACGCTCCCGTTCCGGACAAACGCCTGGGAGTCAAGATAAACCCCGTGAATTTTTTCCACAAGCAGCCTGTAACCATCTGCAACTGCAGCACGTTCAGCCATGAGTTGGGCTTCGACCCTGCTCCTGGAACGTTCGGGTTCAATTCCCTTCCCAATCACACGATAGGTCACGACCTTCTGCATATCAGAAGAATTTAATGCACCATCCACCAGTGGCTGGGGATTTTTTCCACCCCCACGCCCTTTTCCCATGAACGAATAAGGTCCGCAGCCTGCAAACATGAAACTTGAAATCATTAAAAATAATAATAGCCCATGGAAAGGTTTAAATACATTTTTCATTTTGATTTTCCCTTTTTTCCAAACAAACCGATTAGAAGAACAGATTTCCCCACTTGAAAAAGAGCACCAAGTCAAACTTGAGTGCAAACAAACAAATAGATATACATTTTTCATGCCTGGGGTGATCGGCACCAATTTCGACACTTTCATTCTTGGACAAAATGTATGGTTATATCGGCACGCCTGCTCAGCACCCGGCACCGCTCACTTTTTTCCAAACATTTTTTATATTCGCCCATGCCTGTAATCTTGAAAACAGAAGATTTCATCCCCCTTTCCCTTAACTCTCGAACCACGGCGCCCGCTCTTTTTGCGCTAAGTTCTATGTTGGTCATTTTCGTTCCCCGGATCTTCCGATAATCGGTAAATCCTGTTACCTCAACCAGAACCGAATAGGGTTTAAGAAAACCTGCCAGGCGGCCTAGAAACCTTTTGTGGGCATCCGTTAATGCAAATTTACATGGGTCAAAGAGTATTGGAAAAACACTCTCCAGAACCAGTCCTGGG
Coding sequences:
- a CDS encoding radical SAM protein, producing MYKYLFGPVPSRRLGISLGVDLVTHKTCSLDCIYCECGKTTDLTVERKEYVPVDAVLAELEDYFSNHPDPDFITFSGSGEPCLNLRIKDVIDFIKTRKPNVSIAVLTNGTLLNDPEVRKSILGADLVMPSLDGAMPSSLRRINRPHPSINATTYIDGLVAFRAEFHGRFALEIFILPGYNDTPEELQALKAAVERIQPDIIQLNTLDRPGVVPNIHASTRESLDQIAAFFKPFNVEVIAAAPKRKKIESYRTDMESAILETVLRRPCTLEDLAAILGTHATEINKYLAVLEEAGRIESVREARGLFYQARNKFAKE
- a CDS encoding OmpA/MotB family protein, producing MNRSGAKTLFYTVAFLTVLMVWALNGFADMAAVEINPDVEKEMLLLKRDNLNDAIDEYGAKIEAIDGFLLNLKMDQEWLDLKFLDIQAQDRPIPQELIESRNLMVEKQSSAIKERESLLEQIQAHTLTLKKLEIPMGQKRIQSKNLFETGEELPGNTDFVEDDLVSLDLEKELTTKINAMGIRDWVELANNNSGLRLEVQLPILFAPGRSTIIGSYEGFLEKIATLVKPYEVFVHVNGVTDGAKSKKISNIDLGARRATAIVNRLVKYGLPPSIFKITSRGEYSEGSHMKVNSPSLNRRAEITVYFSHTG
- a CDS encoding LPP20 family lipoprotein, which produces MISSFMFAGCGPYSFMGKGRGGGKNPQPLVDGALNSSDMQKVVTYRVIGKGIEPERSRSRVEAQLMAERAAVADGYRLLVEKIHGVYLDSQAFVRNGSVDYTLLRTETQAWLRGAEVVEINRLSNGITEAVMTVKLNFFRKDNRWHPGSFFGISSSPTTGQLSTPPSYMSDAGN
- the cobS gene encoding adenosylcobinamide-GDP ribazoletransferase, translating into MTRIKLFVRDLRSAVMFITILPAGKNAEFSPTGMIRCFPVVGMILGGLLVGVDFLASLLWADSVVAVVDVLFLIAVTGAFHLDGLGDAADGLFSHRSRERALEIMKDSRTGMMGLVAIFAMLSVKVAGIYAVKTTCTPFDSLVILFMVPALSRGGMLFGIRFLNYGRKNTGTGHDLFEKKLPVRDFIFLVPVLVLGFLLGVKGLFIALVFGVTVFLILTFYRIKMGCITGDMLGAMTEVSEAVLFLAAGTAIL